The proteins below are encoded in one region of Nitrospirota bacterium:
- the ileS gene encoding isoleucine--tRNA ligase translates to MDYKATLNLPKTDFPMKANLPQREPELLASWEQERLYEQIQEAGKGRPLYVLHDGPPYANGRIHIGHALNKILKDIIIKSKTMAGFQVPYVPGWDCHGLPIEHQVLKELGDKKKTLDTPAIRKLCREYAEKFYTIQREEFQRLGILGDWQRPYLTMNPGYEATIIREFGKFVERGGVYKGLKPVLWCTADQTALAEAEVEYEDHTSPSVYVKFPLVTSPTVLSKTFPGISFPGGIKLVSVVIWTTTPWTLPANQAVCLHGDIDYAFVQVGDEVLIVAEKLVESMAKGCKLEGTRVFGVKKGKEGFEGIETQRPMSTGLSPILLGDFVTLEQGTGCVHIAPGHGMEDYILVLEHNAKASAGEKLEILAPVDNGGRFTEIVKEFAGQHVLKANPKIVEFLQANGRLLGHGSLNHSYPHCWRCKNPVIFRATEQWFVSMETNDLRKEALAEIERVRWIPSYGRDRINGMIQNRPDWCLSRQRVWGVPIPGFTCTGCRSVLADPTVIEHLATLMESKGADVWFEQSAAELLPKGTACPKCGGTDFEKERDILDVWFESGVSYAAVLKPRKWWPADLYLEGSDQHRGWFHSALLAGVVTDRRAPYKAVLTHGFVLDGQGKKMSKSAGNVVAPQDVIKQSGAEILRLWVSAQDYRDDLRISPEILTHMIEAYRKIRNTCRFLLSNLYDFDPEKDRIPYEQLPELDRWALHRLSELILRVRKSYDDFEFHTIFHALNNFCSVDLSSVYLDILKDRLYTFRADSPLRRGSQTVLFEILVAMTKLMAPVLSFTAEEIWRTLATQPGGKQGVSSVHLSTFPEVQLQWQDAELAQRWEKLLGYRTQVQGVLEGSRRDKVIGSSLEASVELRADADSYEFLQSYQKDLTTLFIVSQVKLIASGAAKGPLAIVATKSSFGKCERCWNYREAVGEDASHATLCERCVEAVQ, encoded by the coding sequence ATGGATTACAAGGCAACGCTTAATCTCCCCAAGACCGATTTCCCCATGAAGGCGAATCTGCCGCAGCGGGAGCCTGAGCTCCTGGCTTCGTGGGAGCAGGAACGGTTGTACGAACAGATTCAGGAAGCGGGTAAGGGCCGGCCTCTGTATGTCTTGCATGATGGGCCGCCCTACGCCAATGGCCGCATCCATATCGGCCATGCGCTGAACAAGATCCTCAAAGACATCATCATCAAATCCAAGACGATGGCCGGCTTCCAGGTGCCCTATGTGCCTGGGTGGGATTGCCATGGTCTGCCGATCGAACATCAAGTGCTCAAAGAGCTTGGTGACAAGAAAAAGACGCTCGATACTCCGGCTATCCGCAAGCTCTGCCGTGAATATGCGGAGAAGTTTTATACGATTCAGCGGGAAGAGTTTCAGCGGCTCGGCATTCTGGGCGATTGGCAGCGTCCCTATCTCACGATGAATCCCGGCTATGAGGCCACGATCATTCGCGAGTTCGGAAAGTTTGTGGAGCGGGGCGGTGTCTACAAGGGACTGAAGCCGGTGCTCTGGTGCACGGCGGACCAGACAGCCCTGGCCGAGGCGGAAGTCGAATATGAAGATCACACCTCTCCCTCGGTCTATGTGAAGTTCCCGCTGGTTACGTCGCCCACGGTGCTGAGCAAGACCTTCCCCGGCATTTCATTCCCCGGCGGCATCAAGCTGGTCTCTGTCGTGATCTGGACGACGACTCCCTGGACCCTCCCGGCCAATCAAGCGGTCTGTCTCCATGGTGATATCGACTATGCCTTCGTCCAGGTCGGCGACGAGGTCTTGATCGTGGCGGAGAAGCTGGTCGAGAGCATGGCGAAGGGCTGCAAGCTCGAAGGGACGCGAGTATTCGGGGTGAAGAAGGGGAAAGAAGGATTCGAAGGGATCGAGACCCAACGGCCCATGAGCACCGGCCTCTCGCCGATTCTGCTCGGCGATTTCGTGACGCTCGAGCAGGGAACCGGCTGCGTTCATATTGCGCCAGGCCACGGTATGGAGGACTACATCCTCGTCCTGGAACACAATGCCAAGGCGTCGGCGGGAGAAAAGTTGGAGATTCTGGCGCCGGTGGACAACGGCGGGCGCTTTACCGAAATCGTGAAGGAATTTGCCGGCCAGCATGTCTTGAAGGCAAATCCGAAGATCGTGGAGTTCCTCCAGGCCAATGGACGGTTGCTGGGCCATGGCTCGCTGAACCATTCCTATCCCCACTGTTGGCGCTGCAAGAATCCCGTCATCTTCCGCGCCACCGAACAATGGTTCGTGTCGATGGAGACGAACGATCTCAGGAAAGAAGCGCTGGCGGAGATCGAACGGGTCCGCTGGATTCCCTCCTACGGCCGCGATCGGATTAACGGGATGATCCAGAACCGCCCCGATTGGTGTTTGTCGCGGCAGCGGGTCTGGGGTGTGCCGATTCCAGGCTTTACCTGTACCGGTTGTCGGTCTGTCTTGGCAGATCCGACCGTGATCGAGCATCTGGCGACCTTGATGGAATCCAAAGGGGCCGACGTCTGGTTCGAGCAATCGGCTGCCGAGCTGTTACCCAAGGGCACGGCCTGTCCGAAGTGCGGGGGGACTGATTTCGAAAAGGAACGGGATATTCTCGACGTCTGGTTCGAGTCGGGGGTCAGTTATGCGGCGGTGCTAAAGCCGCGCAAGTGGTGGCCGGCCGATCTCTACCTTGAAGGGTCGGATCAGCATCGTGGCTGGTTCCATAGCGCTTTGCTGGCTGGTGTCGTGACGGATCGCCGCGCGCCCTACAAAGCCGTGCTGACCCACGGTTTTGTTCTTGATGGGCAGGGCAAGAAGATGTCCAAGTCGGCGGGGAACGTCGTCGCGCCGCAGGACGTAATCAAACAGTCTGGCGCGGAAATTCTGCGTCTGTGGGTCTCGGCGCAGGACTATCGCGACGATCTCAGAATTTCTCCGGAAATCCTGACCCATATGATCGAGGCCTATCGAAAGATCCGGAACACCTGCCGCTTCCTGCTGAGCAATCTGTACGACTTCGATCCGGAGAAGGATCGCATCCCCTATGAGCAATTGCCCGAGCTGGACCGTTGGGCTCTGCATCGGCTGAGCGAGCTGATCCTGCGGGTCAGAAAGTCCTACGACGACTTTGAGTTTCACACGATCTTCCACGCGCTCAACAATTTCTGTTCGGTGGATCTGAGCTCTGTGTACCTCGATATTCTGAAGGATCGTCTCTATACCTTCCGGGCCGATTCGCCCTTGCGGCGCGGATCGCAGACGGTGCTCTTCGAGATCCTCGTGGCCATGACGAAGCTGATGGCGCCGGTCTTGAGCTTTACGGCGGAAGAGATCTGGCGGACCCTGGCGACTCAACCGGGAGGGAAGCAGGGCGTGAGCAGCGTCCATCTGAGTACATTCCCGGAGGTCCAGCTTCAATGGCAGGATGCCGAGCTGGCTCAGCGATGGGAGAAGCTCTTGGGCTACCGCACACAAGTGCAGGGCGTGTTGGAAGGCAGTCGACGTGACAAAGTGATCGGGTCCTCGCTGGAGGCATCGGTGGAACTTCGAGCCGATGCTGATAGCTATGAGTTTCTCCAGTCCTATCAAAAGGACTTGACCACGCTCTTCATCGTTTCGCAGGTGAAGTTGATTGCCAGTGGCGCGGCCAAAGGCCCACTGGCGATTGTGGCGACGAAGTCCTCGTTTGGAAAATGCGAACGCTGCTGGAATTATCGTGAGGCAGTGGGGGAAGACGCGAGTCACGCCACCTTGTGCGAACGTTGTGTGGAGGCGGTGCAGTGA
- a CDS encoding aminomethyltransferase family protein, translating into MKQSRLHDHHTKLGATFEEAADWNMPAHYGKWVEEYQAVRQAVGLSDLSHRGKIRVTGDDRVKWLQGLISNDILPLQPGQGRYSSFLTHKGKMLGYFRVYVLADSLWVEDVGEVGDATIQALKKFLLYGIKAKMENCAESWGLLLVSGPKACATVSAAFGVEMSDLKPVSAVAAQIGGHAAFVLRTEETGEIDIEVLLPAEALNTAWERLMEAGATYGIKAIGGLAREALRIEAGLPKAGPDLNEEIVPPEANLEGKAFSLNKGCYPGQEVVARMDTYGNVRRHLVGLVMKGSTIPPRGAKLFSGDRELGWVSSATQSPQMKAPIALAFPLRDFSAPGTILTVEVDGARHDATVQALPFYRRA; encoded by the coding sequence ATGAAACAGTCACGCCTCCACGATCACCACACGAAGCTCGGCGCCACCTTTGAAGAGGCCGCAGACTGGAACATGCCCGCGCACTATGGCAAATGGGTCGAGGAATATCAGGCGGTGCGCCAGGCCGTCGGCCTCTCAGACCTCTCGCACCGGGGCAAGATCCGCGTCACCGGCGACGACCGCGTGAAGTGGCTGCAAGGCCTCATCAGCAACGATATCCTCCCGCTTCAGCCTGGCCAGGGCCGCTATTCGAGCTTCCTCACACACAAGGGCAAGATGCTCGGCTATTTCCGGGTCTATGTCCTGGCCGACAGCCTGTGGGTGGAAGATGTCGGCGAGGTCGGCGACGCCACCATCCAAGCGCTCAAAAAATTTCTGCTCTACGGCATCAAAGCGAAGATGGAAAACTGCGCAGAATCCTGGGGACTTTTGCTCGTCAGCGGGCCCAAAGCCTGCGCGACCGTCAGCGCCGCCTTTGGCGTGGAGATGAGCGACCTCAAGCCAGTGAGCGCCGTCGCAGCCCAGATCGGCGGGCATGCAGCCTTCGTCCTGCGCACAGAGGAAACCGGAGAAATTGACATCGAAGTATTACTGCCCGCCGAGGCCCTCAACACGGCCTGGGAGCGCCTCATGGAGGCAGGGGCGACATATGGCATCAAAGCCATCGGAGGTCTCGCTCGTGAGGCCCTCCGCATCGAAGCAGGCCTACCCAAGGCAGGACCGGACCTCAACGAAGAAATCGTCCCGCCGGAAGCGAATCTGGAAGGAAAAGCCTTCAGCTTGAATAAGGGCTGCTACCCGGGGCAGGAAGTCGTAGCGAGGATGGATACCTACGGCAACGTACGGCGGCACTTAGTCGGGCTGGTCATGAAGGGCTCGACCATCCCGCCGAGAGGCGCCAAGCTCTTCAGCGGAGACCGTGAACTCGGCTGGGTCAGCAGTGCGACCCAGTCACCTCAGATGAAGGCCCCCATCGCCCTGGCATTCCCGCTTCGGGACTTTTCAGCCCCCGGCACAATCCTCACCGTTGAAGTCGATGGCGCTCGTCATGATGCGACGGTGCAGGCTCTCCCCTTCTACCGTCGCGCCTGA
- the thiC gene encoding phosphomethylpyrimidine synthase ThiC, giving the protein MSDQTIGNGSATGNGQKSAGSTLTTTPFPASRKVYVPGTQAGVKVPMREISLTPTKAMNGGTPTPNEPITIYDTSGPYTDPNVTIDAKAGLAPYRRNWILGRNDVAELPDVSSLYGRLRAADPKLDELRFQHIRKPLRAKPGMNVTQIHYARKGIVTPEMEFIAIRENQSCEVARELASRNGHGGGVTQHQGQSWGASIPSAITPEFVRDEIARGRAIIPANINHPESEPMIIGRNFLVKINSNIGNSAVASSIEEEVEKMIWSIRWGADTVMDLSTGKNIHETREWIIRNSPVPIGTVPIYQALEKVGGKAEDLTWELFRDTLIEQAEQGVDYFTIHAGVRLAYVPMTAKRMTGIVSRGGAIHSKWCLAHHEENFAYTHFEEICEIMKAYDVSFSLGDGLRPGSIADANDEAQFAELDTLGELTKVAWNHDVQVMIEGPGHVPMHMIQVNMEKQLKVCQEAPFYTLGPLTTDIAPGYDHITSGIGAAMIGWFGCAMLCYVTPKEHLGLPDREDVKTGVITYKIAAHAADLAKGHPGAQIRDNALSKARFEFRWEDQFNLSLDPDTAKLFHDETLPDNAAKISHFCSMCGPHFCSMKITQDVRDYAAQLQVDEQKAIQIGMKEKAEEFKKAGSEIYR; this is encoded by the coding sequence ATGAGCGACCAGACAATCGGCAACGGATCTGCCACTGGCAACGGACAGAAATCTGCCGGATCGACCTTGACGACCACGCCCTTCCCCGCCTCGCGCAAAGTCTACGTGCCGGGCACCCAGGCCGGCGTGAAGGTTCCGATGAGAGAGATCAGCCTGACGCCGACGAAGGCGATGAACGGAGGGACGCCCACCCCCAATGAGCCGATCACGATCTACGATACCTCAGGCCCCTACACAGACCCGAACGTCACGATCGACGCAAAGGCCGGACTGGCTCCCTACCGGAGAAACTGGATCCTCGGCAGAAACGACGTAGCCGAACTCCCGGATGTCTCCTCGCTATATGGCCGCCTGCGCGCAGCCGATCCCAAGCTGGACGAGCTCCGGTTTCAGCACATTCGCAAGCCGCTGCGAGCCAAGCCGGGCATGAACGTGACCCAGATCCACTACGCCAGAAAAGGCATCGTCACACCGGAGATGGAGTTCATCGCGATCCGGGAGAACCAGTCCTGCGAAGTGGCGCGCGAACTGGCCTCGCGGAATGGCCATGGCGGCGGAGTCACCCAACATCAGGGCCAGTCCTGGGGCGCCAGCATCCCCTCCGCGATCACGCCGGAATTTGTCCGCGATGAAATCGCCCGTGGCCGCGCCATCATCCCGGCCAACATCAACCATCCGGAAAGCGAACCGATGATCATCGGCCGCAACTTTCTGGTGAAGATCAACTCCAACATCGGCAACTCCGCCGTTGCCTCCTCCATCGAAGAAGAAGTCGAAAAGATGATCTGGTCCATTCGCTGGGGCGCCGACACGGTGATGGACCTCTCCACCGGCAAGAACATCCACGAGACCCGCGAATGGATTATCCGCAATTCGCCCGTGCCCATCGGCACCGTGCCGATCTATCAAGCGCTCGAAAAAGTCGGGGGTAAAGCTGAAGACCTGACCTGGGAACTCTTCCGCGACACCTTGATCGAGCAGGCGGAACAAGGCGTGGACTACTTCACCATCCACGCTGGCGTACGCCTGGCCTATGTGCCAATGACGGCCAAACGGATGACCGGCATCGTGTCCCGCGGCGGGGCGATCCATTCGAAATGGTGCCTGGCCCATCATGAAGAAAACTTCGCCTACACCCACTTCGAAGAAATCTGCGAGATCATGAAGGCCTACGACGTCTCGTTCAGTTTGGGCGACGGGTTACGTCCCGGCTCCATTGCCGATGCCAACGACGAAGCGCAATTCGCCGAACTGGACACATTGGGCGAACTCACCAAGGTTGCCTGGAACCACGACGTGCAGGTCATGATCGAAGGACCGGGCCATGTGCCCATGCACATGATCCAGGTCAATATGGAAAAGCAGCTGAAGGTCTGTCAGGAAGCGCCCTTCTATACACTGGGGCCCCTCACGACCGACATCGCGCCTGGTTACGACCACATCACCTCCGGCATCGGGGCTGCCATGATCGGCTGGTTCGGCTGCGCGATGCTCTGCTACGTGACGCCTAAGGAACACCTGGGCCTCCCGGACCGGGAAGATGTGAAGACCGGCGTCATTACCTACAAGATCGCAGCCCATGCCGCGGACCTGGCCAAAGGCCATCCCGGCGCGCAAATCAGAGACAACGCGCTCTCCAAGGCCCGCTTCGAGTTTCGTTGGGAAGACCAATTCAACCTGTCGCTCGATCCGGACACGGCGAAACTCTTCCACGACGAAACCCTGCCGGACAATGCCGCGAAGATCTCGCACTTCTGCTCCATGTGCGGCCCTCATTTCTGCTCGATGAAGATCACGCAGGATGTCCGGGACTATGCCGCGCAGCTGCAAGTGGATGAACAGAAAGCGATCCAAATCGGCATGAAAGAAAAAGCGGAAGAATTTAAGAAAGCCGGCTCCGAGATCTATCGATAA
- a CDS encoding tetratricopeptide repeat protein: MDVQDFLIQGGGREEDKREAWQLFQQAYERQMKGELEAAVSLYKQSLETHPTAEAHTFLGWTYSFMGRLDDAIEECHKAISQDPDFGNPYNDIGAYLIEKGELNEAIVWFEKALQAKRYESPAFPHLNLGRVYERKGRWTEAIDSYKKALALNPNYSLAKKALGRLISSLN; this comes from the coding sequence ATGGATGTACAAGATTTCCTCATACAAGGCGGCGGCCGCGAAGAAGACAAGCGTGAAGCTTGGCAGCTATTCCAGCAGGCCTATGAACGGCAGATGAAAGGCGAGCTGGAAGCAGCCGTCTCTCTCTACAAGCAATCGCTTGAGACTCACCCGACCGCCGAGGCCCATACCTTCCTCGGCTGGACCTATAGCTTCATGGGACGGCTCGATGATGCCATCGAGGAATGTCACAAGGCCATCTCGCAGGACCCGGACTTCGGCAACCCCTACAACGATATCGGGGCCTATCTGATCGAAAAGGGCGAACTGAACGAAGCGATTGTCTGGTTCGAGAAGGCCCTGCAGGCGAAACGGTATGAAAGCCCGGCCTTCCCCCACCTCAACCTGGGTCGCGTCTACGAGCGCAAGGGCCGATGGACCGAAGCTATCGACTCTTATAAGAAAGCCCTGGCCCTCAATCCCAATTATTCCTTGGCGAAAAAAGCACTGGGACGATTGATCAGTTCACTCAACTGA
- a CDS encoding sulfide-dependent adenosine diphosphate thiazole synthase, producing MAKPPTPAPLREKDITRHIAREYYKEFDQLIESDVIIVGAGPSGLICAHDLAEMGFKTVVVEQSLALGGGFWSGGYLMNKATICEPANEILEEIGVPCKKITECAGMYMVDPPHATGALIAAAYRGGAKIMNLTRVVDLIIRRDGILEGVVVNSTTAEMAGHDIIHVDPIALESKIVVDATGHDAIVVELLHKRNLHKAVPGNGAMWVAQSEQEIMDRTGEVYPNCFVIGLAVAAVYGTPRMGPAFGSMLLSGRYGAELIKKKLKQE from the coding sequence ATGGCAAAGCCACCAACACCAGCCCCACTACGAGAAAAAGATATTACCCGTCACATCGCGCGGGAATATTACAAAGAATTCGATCAGCTCATCGAAAGCGATGTGATCATCGTCGGGGCCGGGCCGTCCGGCTTGATCTGCGCCCATGACCTGGCTGAAATGGGATTCAAGACGGTCGTCGTCGAACAGAGCCTCGCCCTGGGCGGCGGCTTCTGGTCTGGCGGCTATCTCATGAACAAGGCCACGATCTGCGAACCGGCCAATGAAATCCTTGAAGAAATCGGCGTGCCCTGCAAGAAGATTACGGAATGCGCAGGCATGTACATGGTCGATCCCCCTCATGCCACCGGCGCGTTGATCGCCGCGGCCTATCGAGGCGGGGCGAAGATCATGAACCTCACGCGAGTGGTGGATCTCATCATCCGGCGCGACGGGATCCTCGAAGGGGTGGTGGTCAACAGCACGACGGCAGAAATGGCAGGCCATGACATCATCCATGTGGACCCGATCGCCCTCGAAAGCAAAATCGTGGTGGATGCGACAGGCCATGATGCCATCGTCGTGGAACTCTTGCATAAGCGGAATCTCCACAAGGCAGTCCCCGGCAACGGAGCCATGTGGGTCGCGCAATCGGAACAGGAAATCATGGACCGGACCGGCGAAGTCTACCCCAACTGTTTCGTAATCGGGTTGGCCGTGGCGGCAGTCTACGGCACGCCCCGCATGGGTCCGGCCTTCGGCTCGATGTTACTCTCAGGGCGCTACGGGGCTGAGCTGATTAAGAAGAAACTGAAACAAGAGTAG
- a CDS encoding addiction module protein — protein MSTDVAEIEARIRALSPEDKAELLRSLIAELDGPADADVEQAWALEAERRHREIVEGKVKTIPAREVFRSLRARLKK, from the coding sequence ATGTCAACCGATGTCGCTGAGATTGAAGCCAGGATTCGAGCGCTGAGTCCCGAAGATAAAGCCGAATTGCTTCGCTCCCTGATTGCCGAGCTCGATGGCCCGGCTGACGCCGATGTTGAGCAGGCTTGGGCACTAGAGGCAGAACGACGGCATCGTGAGATTGTTGAAGGGAAAGTGAAGACGATACCTGCCAGAGAAGTCTTTCGAAGCCTTCGCGCCCGCCTCAAGAAATGA
- the nadA gene encoding quinolinate synthase NadA: MQIISTLPKPITDYQQLSAEELFRRTVEAKRVLGDRVMILGHNYQRDEVIEHADFRGDSLLLSKLAAERSERPYIVFCGVHFMAETADILSRSKQTVILPDMAAGCSMADMAAIEQVDQCWEELGRIIPVEETVMPAVYVNSAAVLKAFCGEHGGITCTSSNARAVMEWCWARRGKILFFPDEHLGRNTANKMGLPREEMIVWDPYQPNGGNSREAIKRAKLILWKGHCSVHQMFQPVHIDNFRKQYPDGKVIVHPECHEDVVNKADLSGSTEFIIKTVTAAPAGSVWAVGTELNLVNRLKRDLTDKKIFFLSSTVCQCATMFRIDGAHLCWALENLVEGHVVNHIVVPDDEKRWAKIALDRMMAVS; the protein is encoded by the coding sequence ATGCAAATTATCTCGACACTTCCGAAACCGATCACGGACTACCAGCAACTGTCTGCGGAGGAACTCTTCCGCCGGACGGTTGAGGCAAAACGTGTGCTCGGCGACCGGGTCATGATCCTGGGCCATAATTATCAACGGGATGAAGTCATTGAACATGCGGACTTCCGTGGGGATTCTCTTCTCTTGTCAAAACTGGCAGCTGAGCGGTCAGAGCGACCCTACATCGTGTTTTGCGGCGTGCATTTCATGGCCGAGACCGCCGATATCCTGAGCCGCTCCAAACAAACGGTCATCCTTCCTGATATGGCGGCAGGCTGTTCCATGGCGGACATGGCGGCCATCGAACAGGTCGATCAATGTTGGGAGGAGTTGGGACGGATCATCCCCGTAGAAGAGACGGTCATGCCGGCGGTCTATGTGAACTCTGCCGCAGTGCTCAAGGCCTTTTGCGGCGAACATGGCGGGATCACCTGCACCTCTTCCAACGCGAGGGCGGTGATGGAATGGTGCTGGGCCAGGCGGGGGAAAATCCTCTTTTTCCCGGACGAGCACCTGGGCCGCAATACGGCCAACAAGATGGGATTGCCGCGAGAAGAGATGATCGTCTGGGACCCCTATCAACCCAACGGGGGCAATAGCCGTGAGGCGATCAAGCGGGCAAAACTCATTCTCTGGAAAGGCCATTGCAGTGTGCACCAGATGTTCCAGCCCGTGCATATCGACAATTTCCGCAAACAGTATCCGGACGGGAAGGTCATCGTCCATCCGGAATGCCACGAGGATGTCGTCAATAAGGCGGACCTCTCAGGATCAACCGAGTTCATCATCAAGACGGTGACGGCGGCGCCCGCCGGGTCTGTCTGGGCGGTGGGAACGGAATTGAACCTGGTCAATCGATTGAAGCGGGATCTCACCGACAAGAAGATTTTCTTCCTCTCTTCCACGGTTTGCCAGTGCGCGACGATGTTCCGGATCGATGGAGCCCATCTCTGCTGGGCTCTGGAGAACCTTGTTGAAGGCCATGTCGTGAACCACATCGTCGTGCCGGACGATGAAAAGCGGTGGGCGAAGATTGCGCTTGATCGCATGATGGCGGTCAGCTAG
- a CDS encoding histidine kinase, whose translation MTTHSHQTDKTDQIDQKTILVGVTDIFFHTKVRDALMAKGYKFERARTQQDIAEKASTNSPAAVILNMNDETLNAFQALETLAADAQLKTIPILAFANHEEVDTFNRARALGVTKIVSRNEFSARLKDLVEEVVGNHA comes from the coding sequence ATGACCACGCATTCTCACCAGACCGACAAGACAGACCAGATAGATCAGAAGACCATCCTCGTCGGCGTCACCGACATCTTTTTTCACACCAAAGTCCGCGACGCTCTGATGGCGAAGGGCTACAAGTTCGAGCGGGCTCGTACGCAACAGGACATCGCCGAGAAGGCATCCACAAACAGCCCCGCCGCGGTGATTTTGAATATGAACGACGAGACCCTGAACGCCTTTCAAGCCTTGGAAACGCTCGCAGCCGACGCGCAGCTCAAAACCATTCCCATCCTTGCCTTCGCCAATCACGAAGAAGTCGATACCTTTAACCGGGCCAGAGCGCTGGGCGTAACCAAAATCGTCTCGCGCAATGAGTTCTCCGCTCGATTGAAAGATCTGGTCGAAGAAGTCGTAGGGAATCACGCATGA